Genomic DNA from Lycium ferocissimum isolate CSIRO_LF1 unplaced genomic scaffold, AGI_CSIRO_Lferr_CH_V1 ctg12004, whole genome shotgun sequence:
GTGTTCTTAAAAGTGTCTACGATGAAGGGAGTAATACGGTTTGGTAAAAAGGCGAAGCTTAGTCCTCGTTTCATtggtccttatgagattgttaAAAAGATTAGGAcagtggcttatgagttgaaGTTGCCCCCCGATATGGCCGTGGTGCATCCTCTGTTTCACATCTcgatgttgaggttgtacaaACTTGATCCTTCCTATGTATTGAATCATGAAGAGATTGAAATCAATGAAgggctatcttatgaggaggaACCAGTTCAGATTCTAGATCGTCAAGTTAGAAAGTTGAGGACGAAGGATGTGGCATCGGTTAAGGTTTTGTGGCGAAACCATGATACTGAGGAAGCTACTTTGGAAGCagaggaggacatgaagaagATATCATCACTTGTCCCCTATGATAGGTATGAGCTAGTGTTTTAACTATTCTTAGGTGAATCGCCTGTGTTTGTTGAATCAACTTCTGGTTTAGTGATTACTTCCTAGAATACGAttctcattcgaggacgaatgatcttaagggggggataatgtaacacctcgtaaacttgaactaggtgtgaatgtgtaaaaatctagtgttaagatgatattatatctatatgaatccattcttggtgaattcgggtggaggatgtcgttttgaagtcaaaccaacaattgaagttcttaagggctcttaaaattcgcctaagttttgatAGGTCTCTCTTCTGGGTgcttttcatgaaaatgtgtttcgaatttgggaaaacttcctcaataaaagttgtagatctttgaaatatatttccaataGTATATTGTGCAGCTTAAGCAAAGATCTTTACTAGATGTTATGACCAATTTATTAAGCGATGTCGAAGCagtcaaaaatcgtaaaattttggctaagtgtgaaaTGGATAGGAAAGCTCACTGAGCTAGGCCCAAAGCGAGGTAGAGGCTCGCCATAGCCCTCACTCAGCAAGGTAGGGGGggtccaaaagtgaaaatttacgAAAAATTGATTAAGTCCTTTTTTAGGGTGACCTCGCTGAGTAAGGCTCAAAGCGAGGTAGGGCCTCGCCGAGCGAGGGCCATAGCGAGGTCACCCCTGGCTTTGGGGCTCGCTCGGCGAGCTAGGGGGTCCAATTTCCTAGTTATATAAATTCATCCCTTAACTCGAAAAATCAGATTTTCCTCATTTTCTAAACCCTAGAACAACGTGTTATTCTCCTATCAACCTCCCACAGCAAgggttgcaacataattcttcctaaagtgattcaagctaggatTTTGGGTGTTTTTCATTAGAAAAGCGAATTGCTAAACTTTGTTTAACGTATTAtgatatgtctcttttaaaaatcattttttactataaaggtgatttgtatgtctctcttttgaaaacttattctgaatgaaaatcactttttgaaactattgtttgaagtataaattttattcaagattctttaatgaaagaaaggaaaagtaatcttttcatgtttcttgaaatctaattcatgtctaaatggtggttaatgtgtgtg
This window encodes:
- the LOC132041857 gene encoding uncharacterized protein LOC132041857, with product MRQRELEFSVGDKVFLKVSTMKGVIRFGKKAKLSPRFIGPYEIVKKIRTVAYELKLPPDMAVVHPLFHISMLRLYKLDPSYVLNHEEIEINEGLSYEEEPVQILDRQVRKLRTKDVASVKVLWRNHDTEEATLEAEEDMKKISSLVPYDRYELVF